A stretch of bacterium DNA encodes these proteins:
- a CDS encoding WD40 repeat domain-containing protein translates to MRSIIILCLTTAFLSACSEDTPQPIEPDPVNAAPLDTTSHIFTWEFDTVAAPLSAIHGIAAVGPDDIWVSGQFYWYDSTGRVSPVPVGNAAHWNGKEWKYKGFNSMGGRSWYPLDDAAAFGPNNVWICGGSPYKWDGAKWTLYNYDGFYFHSGINDIWASPDQKRVCAVGYDNSCVLYAPESDSFEWVNMPGEDHLYKVHGTEDGTIYIAAGNPNMGDGHVYTISTDGTVETMFRCPYGRVSNLWHYRDTLYITWNEHILRLVDAKTDNLLPVTKARHHIFDVIADAPNSIIATTDYNYILHFNGATWEEVHFAYPAMLTVMDASVCGRHVYIAAYAPGQVCVIAHGTRQ, encoded by the coding sequence ATGCGCTCAATCATCATCCTTTGCCTCACCACCGCATTCCTCAGCGCCTGCAGTGAAGACACTCCGCAGCCCATAGAACCGGATCCCGTCAACGCGGCTCCGCTCGATACCACGAGTCATATTTTTACCTGGGAGTTTGACACTGTTGCAGCGCCGCTGTCAGCGATTCATGGTATTGCGGCTGTGGGACCGGACGATATCTGGGTGTCTGGACAGTTTTACTGGTACGATTCGACAGGCAGAGTGTCCCCCGTGCCGGTCGGGAATGCCGCCCATTGGAACGGGAAGGAATGGAAGTATAAAGGATTCAATTCCATGGGGGGACGCTCCTGGTATCCGTTGGATGATGCAGCAGCCTTCGGACCAAATAATGTCTGGATCTGTGGAGGATCGCCATATAAATGGGACGGTGCGAAATGGACGCTTTACAACTATGACGGATTTTACTTCCACAGCGGAATCAACGATATCTGGGCGTCACCCGATCAGAAACGCGTCTGTGCGGTGGGATACGATAACTCCTGTGTGCTGTATGCGCCGGAGAGTGACTCCTTTGAATGGGTGAACATGCCGGGAGAGGATCATCTGTACAAGGTTCATGGGACGGAGGACGGTACGATCTACATCGCCGCCGGAAATCCGAACATGGGGGATGGACATGTGTACACTATTTCAACGGACGGAACAGTAGAAACGATGTTTCGCTGTCCCTATGGCAGGGTGTCCAACCTGTGGCATTATCGCGACACGCTGTACATCACATGGAATGAGCATATTCTCAGGCTGGTGGATGCGAAAACGGATAATCTGCTGCCTGTGACGAAGGCGAGGCATCATATTTTCGACGTCATCGCCGACGCGCCGAATTCGATCATTGCAACGACGGACTACAACTACATACTGCATTTCAATGGGGCGACCTGGGAGGAAGTGCATTTCGCCTATCCGGCGATGCTGACGGTGATGGATGCGTCCGTCTGCGGACGGCATGTGTACATCGCTGCCTATGCGCCTGGACAGGTCTGTGTCATCGCACACGGGACGCGGCAATAA